In the Sarcophilus harrisii chromosome 1, mSarHar1.11, whole genome shotgun sequence genome, one interval contains:
- the PSMD9 gene encoding 26S proteasome non-ATPase regulatory subunit 9 — translation MSERKQSDDEKASPSRPRTAPVTISDVQELVRRKDEIEAQIKAYYDVLEDQKGVGMNEPLVDIEGYPRADVDVYQVRTARHNIICLQNDHKALMKQVEEALHQLHARGKEKQARDAAEAQNEALSQGQGPSQGLSHSSPQPFAKVNSISPGSPASNSGLQVDDEIVEFGSVNAHNFQNLQNIGMVVQHSEGHPLNVTVLRRGERLQIRLVPVRWAGKGLLGCNIIPLQR, via the exons ATGTCCGAGAGAAAGCAGTCGGACGACGAGAAGGCCTCGCCCTCGAGACCCCGGACGGCCCCCGTGACCATCAGCGACGTGCAGGAGCTGGTGCGGCGGAAGGATGAGATCGAGGCGCAGATCAAGGCCTACTATGACGTGCTGGAGGAT CAAAAAGGAGTTGGGATGAATGAACCTTTGGTGGACATCGAGGGATATCCTCGAGCAGATGTCGATGTGTATCAAGTTCGTACGGCAAGACACAACATTATCT GTCTACAGAATGACCACAAAGCCCTGATGAAGCAGGTAGAAGAAGCCTTGCACCAGCTCCATGCCAGGGGGAAGGAGAAGCAAGCAAGGGATGCGGCCGAGGCACAGAATGAGGCCTTGAGCCAGGGCCAGGGCCCAAGCCAGGGCTTGAGCCACAGTTCCCCTCAGCCCTTTGCTAAAGTAAACAGCATCAGCCCAGGCTCTCCTGCCAGCAACTCG GGTCTCCAGGTTGATGATGAGATTGTGGAGTTTGGCTCAGTAAATGCCCACAACTTCCAGAATCTGCAGAACATTGGAATGGTGGTCCAACACAGTGAAGGG cATCCACTGAATGTGACCGTGCTGCGCAGAGGTGAGAGGCTCCAGATCAGACTTGTCCCTGTGCGCTGGGCTGGGAAAGGCCTCCTTGG ctGTAATATTATTCCTTTACAAAGATGA